The following proteins come from a genomic window of Dromaius novaehollandiae isolate bDroNov1 chromosome 19, bDroNov1.hap1, whole genome shotgun sequence:
- the KCTD7 gene encoding BTB/POZ domain-containing protein KCTD7 isoform X2, which produces MVVVTGQNKVSGNPDDAMSSSDAEDDFQEPATPTATQAGQSLPLLPQQFPEVVPLNVGGMCFTTRLSTLRRYEDTMLAAMFSGRHYIPTDAEGRYFIDRDGTYFGDILNFLRSGDLPPRERVRSVYKEAHYYSIGPLLDSLEDVQPLKGEKVRQAFLGLMPYYKDHLERIIEIAKLRAMQRKARFAKLKVCVFKEEMPITPYECPHFNSLRFERSESETKLFEHHCEVDVSFGPWEAVADVYDLLHCIVTDLSDRGITVDHQCIGVCDKHLINHYYCKRPIYEFKITWW; this is translated from the exons ATGGTGGTAGTTACAGGGCAGAACAAAGTGAGTGGAAACCCGGATGATGCCATGTCGAGCTCAGATGCAGAGGATGATTTCCAAGAGCCAGCCACTCCTACTGCAACCCAGGCAGGACAGTCGCTACCTCTGCTGCCTCAGCAG TTTCCAGAAGTTGTTCCACTAAACGTCGGAGGCATGTGTTTCACAACAAGACTGTCAACGTTGAGACGTTATGAGGACACAATGTTGGCGGCTATGTTCAGTGGAAGACACTATATTCCAACAGATGCTGAAGGCAGATATTTTATTGACAGAGATGGAACTTACTTTGG aGACATACTTAACTTTCTGCGATCTGGTGACCTGCCACCTAGAGAACGAGTGAGGTCAGTTTACAAGGAAGCTCACTATTACTCCATAGGACCGCTGCTAGACAGTCTAGAGGATGTCCAGCCCCTTAAAGGAGAAAAAGTTAGACAAGCTTTCCTCGGCCTAATGCCATATTACAAAG ATCATTTGGAACGGATAATCGAAATAGCAAAGCTTAGAGCTATGCAAAGAAAAGCGAGATTTGCAAAATTGAAGGTTTGTGTCTTCAAAGAAGAGATGCCCATCACTCCCTATGAATGCCCACATTTCAACTCTTTACGTTTTGAAAGAAGTGAAAGCGAGACAAAGCTGTTTGAACATCATTGCGAAGTAGATGTGTCTTTTGGCCCCTGGGAGGCCGTGGCTGATGTATATGATCTTCTGCACTGTATTGTGACAGACCTGTCTGATAGAGGGATAACTGTGGATCATCAGTGCATTGGTGTGTGTGATAAACACCTGATAAATCACTATTACTGCAAGCGTCCTATTTATGAATTCAAGATTACTTGGTGGTGA
- the KCTD7 gene encoding BTB/POZ domain-containing protein KCTD7 isoform X1 — translation MPFIATAACPADLLTRARGMVVVTGQNKVSGNPDDAMSSSDAEDDFQEPATPTATQAGQSLPLLPQQFPEVVPLNVGGMCFTTRLSTLRRYEDTMLAAMFSGRHYIPTDAEGRYFIDRDGTYFGDILNFLRSGDLPPRERVRSVYKEAHYYSIGPLLDSLEDVQPLKGEKVRQAFLGLMPYYKDHLERIIEIAKLRAMQRKARFAKLKVCVFKEEMPITPYECPHFNSLRFERSESETKLFEHHCEVDVSFGPWEAVADVYDLLHCIVTDLSDRGITVDHQCIGVCDKHLINHYYCKRPIYEFKITWW, via the exons ATGCCATT CATTGCCACGGCTGCCTGTCCAGCAGACCTGCTTACGAGAGCCAGAGGGATGGTGGTAGTTACAGGGCAGAACAAAGTGAGTGGAAACCCGGATGATGCCATGTCGAGCTCAGATGCAGAGGATGATTTCCAAGAGCCAGCCACTCCTACTGCAACCCAGGCAGGACAGTCGCTACCTCTGCTGCCTCAGCAG TTTCCAGAAGTTGTTCCACTAAACGTCGGAGGCATGTGTTTCACAACAAGACTGTCAACGTTGAGACGTTATGAGGACACAATGTTGGCGGCTATGTTCAGTGGAAGACACTATATTCCAACAGATGCTGAAGGCAGATATTTTATTGACAGAGATGGAACTTACTTTGG aGACATACTTAACTTTCTGCGATCTGGTGACCTGCCACCTAGAGAACGAGTGAGGTCAGTTTACAAGGAAGCTCACTATTACTCCATAGGACCGCTGCTAGACAGTCTAGAGGATGTCCAGCCCCTTAAAGGAGAAAAAGTTAGACAAGCTTTCCTCGGCCTAATGCCATATTACAAAG ATCATTTGGAACGGATAATCGAAATAGCAAAGCTTAGAGCTATGCAAAGAAAAGCGAGATTTGCAAAATTGAAGGTTTGTGTCTTCAAAGAAGAGATGCCCATCACTCCCTATGAATGCCCACATTTCAACTCTTTACGTTTTGAAAGAAGTGAAAGCGAGACAAAGCTGTTTGAACATCATTGCGAAGTAGATGTGTCTTTTGGCCCCTGGGAGGCCGTGGCTGATGTATATGATCTTCTGCACTGTATTGTGACAGACCTGTCTGATAGAGGGATAACTGTGGATCATCAGTGCATTGGTGTGTGTGATAAACACCTGATAAATCACTATTACTGCAAGCGTCCTATTTATGAATTCAAGATTACTTGGTGGTGA